In Populus nigra chromosome 1, ddPopNigr1.1, whole genome shotgun sequence, one genomic interval encodes:
- the LOC133686751 gene encoding pseudo histidine-containing phosphotransfer protein 6-like, protein MLGWGVDRLRADMSRLLAILFHQGVLDEQFLQLQQLQDESSPNFVSEVVTIYFHESEKLLRNLRGLLLDREFSDYKKMGIHLNQFMGSSSSIGAKRVRNVCVAFRAASEQNNRAGCLRALELLEHEYCYLKNKLHELFQMEQQRVLAAGVRYPLHQQH, encoded by the exons ATGCTTGGGTGGGGTGTGGATCGGTTACGAGCCGATATGAGCCGTTTGCTGGCAATACTATTCCACCAG GGAGTGCTAGATGAGCAATTCTTGCAGCTCCAGCAGCTTCAAGATGAAAGCTCCCCAAATTTCGTATCTGAAGTTGTCACCATCTACTTCCATGAGTCCGAGAAACTTCTACGTAATCTGAGGGGCCTCTT GTTGGATAGAGAGTTCTCTGACTACAAGAAAATGGGAATCCATTTGAATCAGTTCATGGGAAGCAGCTCCAGTATTGGTGCCAAAAGAGTCAGAAATGTGTGCGTTGCCTTTCGCGCCGCTTCTGAACAAAACAACCGTGCTGG GTGCTTGCGAGCTTTGGAGTTGCTGGAGCACGAGTACTGCTACCTCAAGAACAAGTTGCACGAACTGTTCCAA ATGGAACAGCAGAGAGTACTGGCAGCTGGTGTCAGGTACCCACTGCATCAGCAGCATTAA